From Candidatus Methylomirabilis sp.:
GCGTCTCGGGATCCCGTACCTGGTGCTCCACCCGGGGGCCCACCTGGGGCGGGGCGTCGAGGAGGGCGTGAAGCGGGCGGCCGAGGCCCTGGACATCGTGCACGCACGCACCCCCGGCGCACGGGTTCGCATCCTCCTGGAGACGACGGCGGGCCAGGGGACAGCGCTCGGAGCCCGCTTCGAGGAGCTTGCCGCCCTCCTCGCCCGCGTGGTGGAGCCGGGGCGGCTCGGGGTCTGTCTCGACTCCTGCCATGTCTTCGCGGCCGGCTACGAGGTCCGCACCGCGGCGGGGTATCGGGAGACGCTGCGGGCCTTCGACGCCACGGTCGGCCTCAACCGCTTGCAGGCGATCCACCTCAACGACTCCAAAGGCGACCGGGGGAGCCGGGTCGACCGCCACAGACACATCGGCGCCGGGCGGATCGGCCGCGAGGGCTTCCGGCAGTTCGTGCGGGACCGACGGCTGCGGGGGATGCCCATGATCCTGGAGACCCCAAAGGACGACGACTTCGTCCGGGCCGACCGCCGGAATCTGCGCCTCCTCCGCGCCCTGGCGGGCGGGGGGAGACGGGGAGGATGAGGGTGGGAGGGGGCCCGGTCATCCTCGCGGTCGAGCCCGAGGCGGGGGTCGAGGGGGGTGAAGTCGCCCTCCTCGGGGAGCGGCTGACCGGGGGCGCCCTCCCGGAGGTCCGGCTCGGCGGCGCCCCTGCGCGCCCAACCATCGCGACCGGGACCCGCCTCATCGTCCGCATCCCAGCCGACGCGACGAGCGGTCCCGTGACGGTGCAGACCGATGCCGGGTCGGCGGAGGGCGGAAGCCTGGCCGTCGGGCTCCGGCTGGCGACGGACCTGCACCCGGTCACGGGCCCTGCCGTGGCCGCCGACGGCACCATCTGGACGACCGTGAGCGGAAGCCGGGGGGAGCGGGTGGCTGCCCCGCTGGTCCGAATCAACCCCGACGGGAGGCGGGAGGCGTTTTCTCCGGGCGCCCTCAACCCCACGGGGCTGCACCTGGCGCCGGACGGGACCCTCTTCTTTACCAGCCGGCACGATGGGAGCCTGTACCGGTTCCGGGGGAAGGGCCCGAGCCCGGCGGAGCGGGTGGCGAGCGACTTGGGGACCGCCACGGGGTTGGCAGCGGACCCGGAGGGCGCGCTCTACGTCGGGGATCGGGACGGGACCGTCTTCCGGGTCAGGCCCTCGGGGAGCGTCGAGCCCTTCTGCTGGATCCCCCCCAGCGTGGCTGCCTTCCACCTCGCCTGGGGCCCCGATGACGCCCTCTATGTCACCGCCCCCTCGCTCTCGAACGAGGACCCGATCTATCGGGTGGACCCGGACCGATCGGCCGCCCCGTACGCCGGGCCCTTCGAGCGACCTCAGGGGCTTGCCTTCGATGGCGCCGGTCGGCTCTTCGTGGTCGCCGGGCAAGGGGGACGGCGGGGGATCTTCCTCGTGGAGGGGCCCGACCGGGCGCGGCGCGTCGTCGCCGGCGCAAACCTGGTGGGGCTGGCCTTCGCCCCCGGGGGGGACTGCCTCATCACGAGCAGCTCGGCGCTCTACCGCCTGTCCCGCTCCGCCCTCCGCTGACGCCGGAGCCCCCGCCTCCTGGCGAGCTGCCGCAGGAAACGGGCCGCCGGGAGCGCCGCGCAACGTCGGGCGGCGGCCGCCGGCGCCATCGGCCCCTCGTCGGTGACGACCGCGGAGAGGAGCGAGAGGGGAACCATCTCGAAATCGGTCCGCGCCACGGCCACCCGCGGGGGCGAGTCGCGCCAGAGGCGCCGCGGGTCCCGGACGGGCAGACGGATGAGCGGAGCGAGGGGGTCGGGGACCAGCTTGCTCCCGTCTGCCAGGAGATAGGACGGGACCGCGGCGTCGCGGGCCGCCAGGAGCAGCGGGTAGGTCCCCACCTTGTTGATGGCGCTACCGCGGAGCACCGCGTCGGCACCCAGCAGAACGGCATCTACCCGCCGGACCTCCCCGGGCAGCGCCGCGTCCGCCACCAGCGTCGC
This genomic window contains:
- a CDS encoding SMP-30/gluconolactonase/LRE family protein, whose amino-acid sequence is MRVGGGPVILAVEPEAGVEGGEVALLGERLTGGALPEVRLGGAPARPTIATGTRLIVRIPADATSGPVTVQTDAGSAEGGSLAVGLRLATDLHPVTGPAVAADGTIWTTVSGSRGERVAAPLVRINPDGRREAFSPGALNPTGLHLAPDGTLFFTSRHDGSLYRFRGKGPSPAERVASDLGTATGLAADPEGALYVGDRDGTVFRVRPSGSVEPFCWIPPSVAAFHLAWGPDDALYVTAPSLSNEDPIYRVDPDRSAAPYAGPFERPQGLAFDGAGRLFVVAGQGGRRGIFLVEGPDRARRVVAGANLVGLAFAPGGDCLITSSSALYRLSRSALR
- a CDS encoding deoxyribonuclease IV, which gives rise to MRRRRLLLGAHMSIAGGLPEAFSRGRAVGCDTIQVFTKNNNQWRARPLAEPEVKAFRAAQRESGIAPVLAHVSYLINIACPDRGLFQKSAAALRLEAERAERLGIPYLVLHPGAHLGRGVEEGVKRAAEALDIVHARTPGARVRILLETTAGQGTALGARFEELAALLARVVEPGRLGVCLDSCHVFAAGYEVRTAAGYRETLRAFDATVGLNRLQAIHLNDSKGDRGSRVDRHRHIGAGRIGREGFRQFVRDRRLRGMPMILETPKDDDFVRADRRNLRLLRALAGGGRRGG